One bacterium genomic window carries:
- the tsaE gene encoding tRNA (adenosine(37)-N6)-threonylcarbamoyltransferase complex ATPase subunit type 1 TsaE encodes METHTYTTQSEEETERLAATVAGTLRGGDVLLLEGELGAGKSVFVRGLGRALGIVGRMTSPTFVLMRVYAVSEHLTIRHFVHVDAYRVRDPRELIAAGLGEWLGRDDVIVAIEWGERLAGVAGITVAVRVQVVAGPSETSRTISIQENPRSG; translated from the coding sequence ATGGAAACGCACACGTACACGACGCAGAGTGAGGAGGAGACCGAGCGCCTTGCCGCAACCGTCGCGGGCACGCTTCGCGGTGGCGATGTGTTGTTGCTCGAGGGTGAGCTTGGCGCGGGGAAGTCCGTGTTCGTGCGCGGGCTTGGGCGCGCGCTTGGGATCGTAGGTCGCATGACGAGTCCGACGTTCGTGCTCATGCGCGTGTACGCGGTATCCGAGCATCTGACCATCCGGCATTTCGTTCACGTTGACGCGTATCGCGTGCGCGACCCGCGCGAGCTCATCGCTGCGGGGCTGGGTGAGTGGTTGGGACGCGATGATGTTATCGTTGCTATCGAGTGGGGGGAGCGTCTCGCAGGTGTCGCGGGGATCACGGTCGCGGTGCGTGTGCAGGTTGTGGCAGGACCATCGGAGACGTCGCGCACCATCTCCATACAAGAGAACCCCCGTTCCGGTTGA
- a CDS encoding GspE/PulE family protein: protein MSGASPLPRISSDSIVEQFTKKMQALERDAKEREAEQLAQRLGVAYVNLRGLAIPPETLLLIPRARSSELHAVAFLHAGAEIRIGALEPNDPRIAEIAHEIAERHRANVQQYAVSEASLLHATKLYDAVPNILPVETKVAISEADLERLRAQLADLSALDRVFASTSTSDLVTLVLAGAIRAGSSDIHIEAEEEHIALRYRIDGVLQRVATIPKERWKQLVSRVKLLAGLKLNVESTPQDGRITIAMRDDTIDVRVSTLPTTWGESIVMRLLMSSKAGLAFADLGLRGRASAVLAREIHRPNGMIITTGPTGSGKTTTMYGILQELNTPQTKIITLEDPVEYKLSGINQSQIDPAREYTFAKGLRSILRQDPDVVMVGEIRDLETADVAIHAALTGHLMLSTIHTNSAAGAIPRFLAMGIKAFLLVNALNAIIGQRLVRRIHDVCQQPVTLTPEERDRVEQIILAMPEQERAEAQAKNLTFSRGAGCTACMGTGYKGRIGIYEILTMTPEIEAAIRSENIADREMEELAVKTGMVTMVQDGILKALDGLTTLEEVFRVAE, encoded by the coding sequence ATGTCCGGTGCCTCCCCACTCCCAAGGATCTCGAGCGATTCGATCGTGGAGCAATTCACGAAAAAAATGCAGGCGCTCGAGCGCGATGCAAAAGAACGTGAGGCCGAACAACTCGCGCAGCGCCTCGGTGTTGCGTACGTCAACCTCCGCGGCCTCGCCATTCCTCCGGAGACACTCCTCCTCATCCCGCGCGCGCGCTCGTCCGAGCTCCACGCCGTCGCGTTCCTCCACGCGGGAGCAGAAATCCGCATCGGCGCACTCGAACCCAATGATCCGCGCATCGCGGAAATCGCCCACGAGATTGCGGAGCGCCATCGCGCAAACGTCCAACAGTACGCCGTCTCCGAGGCCTCTCTCCTGCACGCCACAAAACTCTACGATGCCGTCCCGAATATCCTTCCCGTGGAGACGAAAGTTGCCATCAGTGAAGCGGATCTCGAGCGTCTCCGCGCGCAACTCGCCGACCTCAGCGCACTCGACCGCGTGTTCGCGAGTACCTCGACATCCGACCTTGTCACGCTCGTGCTCGCTGGCGCAATCCGCGCGGGCTCCTCGGATATCCACATCGAGGCGGAGGAGGAGCACATCGCGCTCCGGTACCGCATTGACGGTGTCCTCCAGCGCGTCGCGACCATCCCGAAGGAACGATGGAAGCAGCTCGTGAGCCGCGTGAAGCTCCTCGCCGGCCTCAAGCTCAACGTGGAGAGCACCCCGCAGGACGGCCGCATCACGATCGCGATGCGCGACGACACGATTGACGTGCGCGTCTCCACACTCCCGACGACGTGGGGCGAGAGCATTGTCATGCGCCTCCTCATGTCGTCAAAAGCGGGGCTCGCGTTTGCGGACCTCGGACTGCGCGGACGTGCCTCCGCAGTGCTCGCCCGCGAGATCCATCGCCCGAACGGCATGATCATCACCACCGGCCCCACCGGATCGGGGAAAACGACGACGATGTACGGAATCCTCCAGGAGCTCAACACGCCGCAGACAAAAATCATCACGCTCGAGGACCCCGTCGAGTACAAGCTCTCGGGCATCAACCAGAGCCAGATTGACCCCGCGCGCGAGTACACGTTCGCGAAAGGCCTGCGCTCGATCCTCCGCCAGGACCCGGATGTCGTCATGGTAGGCGAGATCCGCGACCTCGAAACGGCGGACGTCGCGATCCACGCCGCGCTCACCGGCCACCTCATGCTCTCGACGATCCACACGAACTCCGCCGCGGGTGCCATCCCACGCTTCCTCGCCATGGGCATCAAGGCGTTCCTCCTCGTCAACGCGCTCAACGCGATCATCGGTCAACGCCTCGTCCGACGCATCCACGACGTGTGCCAACAGCCGGTGACGCTCACGCCCGAGGAGCGCGACCGCGTCGAGCAAATCATCCTCGCAATGCCGGAGCAGGAGCGCGCGGAAGCGCAAGCGAAAAACCTCACCTTCTCGCGCGGCGCGGGCTGCACGGCATGCATGGGCACCGGCTACAAGGGGCGCATCGGCATCTACGAGATCCTCACGATGACGCCGGAGATCGAGGCGGCGATCCGCTCCGAGAACATCGCCGACCGCGAGATGGAGGAGCTCGCGGTCAAAACCGGCATGGTGACGATGGTCCAGGACGGCATCCTCAAAGCGCTCGATGGCCTGACAACCTTGGAAGAGGTCTTCCGCGTCGCAGAGTGA